Genomic segment of Mycolicibacterium sarraceniae:
GCGCAAAGCCACGCCCTCGACACTCCGGGCCTCGCCTATGAGATGTCGGTTCTGTATGCCGAATACAACAGAATCCATCCGTTTCGTGAAGGAAACGGGCGCACCGGGACACTGCTTCTGCATACGGTGGCCACGCTGTGCGGCCGACGGCTGGATCTCGCGACGGTGACCCGCGACGAGTGGTACCGAGCATCGCGGGAAAGCATGCCAACACGTCGAGAAGGCCGCGCCGGCCACCGGCCGTTCCTGGCGATACTCGGGCGGGCCCTGCGGTAGCTGCAACGTCAGTGTTGTTGCCGCGGCATCTGCGCGTGTGGCTGGTTAATGTACGAAACATCTAGTATCAGTTACCGCGCGCCACACTGAGCAGACTGGTATGGGATACCTGAGAAGTTAGGGCACACTGAGTCGGCTATCCGGCAACCGGCATCGGATACTAGGCGTTCTCAGCGCCCGCGCTAGACACCCAGCCACACCGAAGAACAGCCACCCCGACGAGTAGACAGACCGAGGAGAACCTCAGTGACGTACACGATTGCCGAACCCTGCGTCGACATCAAGGACAAGGCATGTATTGAGGAATGCCCCGTCGACTGCATCTACGAGGGCGCACGCATGCTGTACATCCACCCTGACGAGTGCGTGGACTGTGGCGCATGCGAGCCGGTCTGCCCGGTGGAGGCGATCTACTACGAGGACGACGTCCCGGATCAGTGGTCGGGATACACCGCAGTCAACGCCGACTTCTTCGCCGAACTCGGTTCGCCGGGCGGTGCCTCGAAGGTCGGGCAGACCGACAATGATCCGCAGTTCGTCAAGGATCTGCCGCCCAAGGAAGAGGCCTGACGACTCCGACCCCGTTGCGCGCGCGGCGCCGTCCGGTTTCGGCGGCGCTGCCTGTCTTCCCGTGGGACACCCTGGCCGAGGTGACGGCCACCGCACGGGCGCACCCCGGCGGCATAGTCGATCTGTCGGTGGGCACCCCCGTGGACGAGGTGGCTCCGGTGATCCGGGAGGCGCTCGCCGCGGCCAGTGGCGCACCAGGCTATCCGACTACCGCGGGCACGCCGGCCCTGCGCGCGGCGGCGGTGTCCGCATTGCGCCGGCGCTACGGTGTCACCGGGCTGGCCGAGCAGTCGGTGTTGCCGGTCGTCGGCACGAAGGAACTCATCGCGTGGCTGCCGACCCTGCTGGGCGTTGGCGCCGATGACGTGGTCGTGGTGCCCGAACTGGCGTATCCGACCTACGACGTCGGGGCGCGCCTGGCCGGTGCCCGGGTGATTCCCGCCGACTCGGTGACCCAACTCGGTCCCGAGTCGCCCGCGGTGCTGTTCATCAACTCCCCGAGCAACCCGACGGGCAAGGTGCTGGGCCGCGACCATCTGCGCAAGGTTGTCGAATGGGCCCGAGAGCGCGGCACGCTGGTGGTGTCCGACGAGTGCTATCTGGGTCTGGCCTGGGAAGCGGAGCCGACCTCGGTGCTGCATGACTCGGTCAGCGGCGGTGACCACACCGGGCTACTGGCGGTGCACTCGCTATCCAAGACGTCGTCACTGGCGGGGTATCGCGCCGGCTTCGTCGCCGGCGACCCCGATGTGGTCGCCGAGCTACTGGCGGTGCGCAAACACGCCGGAATGATGGTCCCGACGCCGGTGCAGGCGGCGATGGTGGCCGCGCTCGATGACGACGCCCATGAACTCGACCAGCGGCAGCGCTATGCTCGCCGCCGCGATGTGCTCCTCGCCGCGATGCGATCCGCGGATTTCACCGTCGACGATTCCGGGGCGGGACTTTATTTGTGGGCTACTCGCGCTGAGCCGTGCCGGACGACACTGTCCTGGCTGGCCGAGCGTGGCATTCTCGTCGCTCCCGGGGAGTTCTACGGAGCACGCGGTGCGCAGCACGTTCGGGTGGCGCTGACCGCGACGGATGAACGAATCAACGCCGCGGTGGAGCGGCTGGGCTAGCGAGTCCAACCGCCCCACCCAAGCGGGGGTCAGAACCGGTCGATCAGTTCATGTTCCAGGGTTCGCCGTAGGTGGTGACGCTGTCACCGGCCTTGGAGATGAGTCGGGCGAAGGGGCGCAGCAACACACCGCCGGCGGCGCCGGTGACGGTGCCGTGGGCGTTAGACACCGCGACCGAGCCGTTGGGGCCGGAGACGTCCACCGAGAAGGTGGCGACTTCCTGGATACCGGGGCCGTTGCCCAGGTCAGCGCTGATCGAGACACCCGGGAACAGGTTCGGGGTGATCGCCGAGCCCAGCGGGTTGAAGCCCGCCGGGGAGAGATTCGCGTCGTCGAGCAGGATGTTCGGGGTGGTGTAGCTGAAGTTGATGCCCACACCCAGCGACCAGGGGAAGCCGACCTGGTAGCCCAGCTCCAAGGTCCCCGCGAACTCATCGGCACCGGGGCCGACCACGCTGTAAACAGCCTTGCCGGAGTGGAACCACTCACGAGTCAGCCGGTTGCGGTCCAGGGGGAACACACCGTTGAGGAAGGTGTCCCACTGCTGAATCGTCATCGTGCGGCCACCGCCGTCGACCAAACTCAGTTCATTGTCCAAACCGGCGTGCGACGTGCCGGTCCCGACGAACAACGCCGCGACGGCAGCGATCATCGCCACCAGCACTCGACCCAGATGTTTCATGCTGACCCCTTGGTGCTAGGTGGTTCGACGGTGATCGGCGGCCCCGATCGCCGAGGTTTCTTGCGGGTGTCTTGCGCCGTGAGAGGGCTCGCACCCAATCATGACAAAAGCCTCATCGGCAACAGATGCAACATTGTTACCAGGTCGGCCAAAAAATCTCTCGGTGCATGCGGCGCGGCAACCTAACGGCGTCGATCAGGCGATCGCCCGCAGGCTTAGTGACAGTAGTAGCCGGACGTCGGGATCGCCCAGTGAGGTGGAGAGTACCTGTTCAAGGCGGCGAACGCGGTAGCGGACGGTGTTCGGGTGGACGTGCAGGGCCGCCGCGGCCGCTGCGACGTCGCCGAAGCTGTCCAGGTAGATCCGCAGGGTTTCGGCCAGCACCGGCTCGGCCTGCCGCAGTCGGCGCACCCGCGGATCGACGAGTCGTGCCTCGGCGGCCACCAGGGTGACGATCTCGTCGAGCAGCACCGTCGTGCGGGCCTCGGCCAGAGTCGTCACCTGACCGAACACCGGGTGCCGCGCGGCGCTGTCGAAGACGCGGTCGATATCGCGGCGGGCGCCGGCGACCTCGGACAGGCCGCCCACCGGCGCCGCGATCACCGCGCGTAAGTCCAGGCCCAGCTCGGTGCGCAGCGCGCTGATCGTGCCGCGGATCCACGACACAACCGCGGCTGTGCGGCCGGAGTCCGGCAACACCACATACACCCGCTGCGCATTGGCGGCTACCTGCGCGTCAGGGCGAAAAGCGCTGGCGCTCAACGCCAGAACGTCTGCCATCCGAGGGTGTGGGTCCACGGCGATGAAACCGATCACGGCCGCGCGCCCGTCGAGGGGGACGTCAAGGTCGCGCGCCAGCGTGGCGAGGTCGGTCGCGTCGGCCTCCGCAAGCCCGAGCACCTGCTGGACTGCCAGCAGATGTGCTGACGGTCGCGCCGCCAGTCGGGCCATGATCCGGGCGGCCAGCACTGCCGCGCCGCGCAGCACCTCCTCGGCATCGTCGGCCAGCGGCCGCGAGCCCTGCTGCACCCAGATGGTGCCGTCGAATCCG
This window contains:
- the fdxA gene encoding ferredoxin, with the translated sequence MTYTIAEPCVDIKDKACIEECPVDCIYEGARMLYIHPDECVDCGACEPVCPVEAIYYEDDVPDQWSGYTAVNADFFAELGSPGGASKVGQTDNDPQFVKDLPPKEEA
- the dapC gene encoding succinyldiaminopimelate transaminase; amino-acid sequence: MRARRRPVSAALPVFPWDTLAEVTATARAHPGGIVDLSVGTPVDEVAPVIREALAAASGAPGYPTTAGTPALRAAAVSALRRRYGVTGLAEQSVLPVVGTKELIAWLPTLLGVGADDVVVVPELAYPTYDVGARLAGARVIPADSVTQLGPESPAVLFINSPSNPTGKVLGRDHLRKVVEWARERGTLVVSDECYLGLAWEAEPTSVLHDSVSGGDHTGLLAVHSLSKTSSLAGYRAGFVAGDPDVVAELLAVRKHAGMMVPTPVQAAMVAALDDDAHELDQRQRYARRRDVLLAAMRSADFTVDDSGAGLYLWATRAEPCRTTLSWLAERGILVAPGEFYGARGAQHVRVALTATDERINAAVERLG
- a CDS encoding MspA family porin, which gives rise to MKHLGRVLVAMIAAVAALFVGTGTSHAGLDNELSLVDGGGRTMTIQQWDTFLNGVFPLDRNRLTREWFHSGKAVYSVVGPGADEFAGTLELGYQVGFPWSLGVGINFSYTTPNILLDDANLSPAGFNPLGSAITPNLFPGVSISADLGNGPGIQEVATFSVDVSGPNGSVAVSNAHGTVTGAAGGVLLRPFARLISKAGDSVTTYGEPWNMN
- a CDS encoding PucR family transcriptional regulator produces the protein MREAGVGLGQLVLALDATLVRLVEAPRGLDRPVRSAALIDADDVRLGLSVSAGSADVFFLLGISDADAAGWLDRQIAAHGPPAAIFVKEPSDAVVARAVAAGAAVVAVDPKARWERLYRLVNHVFEHRRSDSVTDSGTDLFALAQSIADRTHGMVSIEDAQSHVLGYSASNDEADELRRLSILGRAGPPEHLRWIAQWGIFDRLRAGAEVVAVDERPELRLRPRLAIGIHRQSSPGFDGTIWVQQGSRPLADDAEEVLRGAAVLAARIMARLAARPSAHLLAVQQVLGLAEADATDLATLARDLDVPLDGRAAVIGFIAVDPHPRMADVLALSASAFRPDAQVAANAQRVYVVLPDSGRTAAVVSWIRGTISALRTELGLDLRAVIAAPVGGLSEVAGARRDIDRVFDSAARHPVFGQVTTLAEARTTVLLDEIVTLVAAEARLVDPRVRRLRQAEPVLAETLRIYLDSFGDVAAAAAALHVHPNTVRYRVRRLEQVLSTSLGDPDVRLLLSLSLRAIA